The Carnobacterium sp. 17-4 genome has a window encoding:
- a CDS encoding toxic anion resistance protein, whose product MDKENETLKQSSTVKEVDSELESLLANPFGDVSENAPVLQKQEQIEKEMVQTEQVPRLIDSLPKERQEQARSLAEQIDVTNAQSVMMYGSAAQQKLGEFSHSMLNHVQNQDTGDIGDTLNDLMYRLNEANPEDLRAEDSNMFKKIFGRVKKSIYEMTAKYQKIGAQIDKISVKLDKEKAGLLNDNLMLEQLYNKNKDYFDALNIYIAAGEVKIDDLLNNLIPEAVKKAETSTNQMDVQTVNDLNQFLDRLEKRTHDLKLARQMTIQQAPQIRLIQNTNQALAEKIQSSINMAIPLWKNQIAIALTLLRQKDAVTAQRQVSETTNDLMKKNSEMLKISSIETAKENERGIIDIETLQKTQNDLIETLQETLQIQQDGRIKRKEAERELSVMETSLRDKLLELTTDKN is encoded by the coding sequence ATGGATAAAGAAAACGAAACACTAAAACAATCTTCTACGGTTAAAGAAGTCGACTCTGAATTAGAAAGTTTATTAGCTAATCCTTTTGGAGATGTCTCTGAAAACGCACCTGTTTTACAGAAACAAGAACAAATTGAAAAAGAAATGGTCCAGACAGAACAAGTGCCGCGCTTAATTGACAGTTTGCCAAAAGAACGTCAAGAACAAGCTCGGTCATTAGCTGAACAAATTGATGTCACCAATGCTCAATCTGTTATGATGTATGGTTCTGCTGCTCAACAAAAACTTGGAGAGTTTTCTCATTCTATGTTAAACCATGTTCAAAACCAAGATACTGGTGACATTGGCGATACATTAAATGATTTAATGTATCGCTTGAATGAGGCTAATCCAGAAGATTTGCGTGCTGAAGACAGCAATATGTTTAAAAAAATCTTTGGCCGTGTAAAAAAATCAATTTATGAAATGACTGCAAAATATCAAAAAATCGGTGCACAAATTGATAAAATTTCTGTGAAATTGGATAAAGAAAAAGCTGGTTTATTAAACGATAATTTAATGTTAGAACAGCTTTATAATAAGAACAAAGATTATTTTGATGCCTTAAACATTTACATTGCTGCTGGAGAAGTAAAAATTGACGACTTGCTTAATAATCTTATTCCAGAAGCTGTAAAAAAAGCAGAAACGAGTACAAATCAAATGGACGTACAAACGGTAAATGATTTAAATCAGTTTTTAGACCGTTTAGAAAAAAGAACCCATGACTTGAAACTTGCGCGTCAAATGACTATTCAGCAAGCCCCTCAGATTCGCTTGATTCAAAATACGAATCAAGCCTTAGCTGAAAAGATCCAATCTTCTATTAATATGGCCATTCCTCTTTGGAAAAACCAAATTGCGATTGCTCTTACTTTGCTTCGTCAAAAAGATGCTGTCACTGCTCAACGACAAGTATCCGAAACAACAAATGATTTAATGAAAAAGAATTCTGAAATGTTGAAAATTTCATCTATTGAAACAGCCAAAGAAAACGAACGCGGCATCATCGATATTGAGACTTTGCAAAAAACTCAAAATGATTTAATTGAAACTCTACAAGAAACGTTGCAAATTCAACAAGATGGACGAATCAAACGAAAAGAAGCAGAACGGGAATTATCCGTTATGGAAACCTCTTTACGTGATAAATTATTGGAACTTACAACTGATAAAAATTAA
- a CDS encoding 5-bromo-4-chloroindolyl phosphate hydrolysis family protein — translation MKKNIKNLGDIFYYTLTSLSTILIFVIVYFLFGFDLFLSLIISMAIGAFFIYKQSVNEDSKSSKKLNRLSPEKEAFYKSKGMSKEEIQFFRETMHTAKLKLLTLEKNLHSVSKLEAIEQRNNTIQLSKALFKGITEEPNRLHEVDKFLYVHLPSLTDLTDKYLEISQHEVKNKSTFDILDESASTIDEMCQLIAEDYVLFKSDDFEDMAIEVELAKKAIERDNGHTQSIESEEL, via the coding sequence ATGAAAAAAAATATCAAAAATTTAGGTGACATTTTCTATTACACCTTGACAAGTTTATCTACCATTTTAATTTTCGTTATTGTTTACTTTCTGTTTGGTTTTGATTTATTCTTGTCCTTAATCATCAGTATGGCTATTGGAGCGTTCTTTATTTATAAGCAATCCGTCAATGAGGATTCTAAGTCTTCAAAAAAGCTAAATCGTTTATCCCCTGAAAAGGAAGCTTTTTATAAATCTAAAGGAATGTCTAAAGAAGAAATTCAATTTTTTAGAGAAACCATGCATACAGCCAAACTAAAATTATTAACCTTAGAAAAAAATCTCCACAGTGTCTCAAAACTGGAAGCAATTGAACAGCGCAACAATACGATCCAATTATCTAAAGCTTTATTTAAAGGTATCACTGAAGAACCCAATCGTTTACATGAAGTCGATAAATTTTTATATGTCCACCTCCCTTCTTTAACCGATTTAACAGATAAATATCTGGAAATTAGTCAACATGAAGTGAAAAATAAATCAACTTTTGATATTCTTGACGAAAGTGCCTCTACAATAGATGAAATGTGTCAATTAATCGCTGAAGATTATGTTCTGTTTAAATCTGATGATTTTGAAGATATGGCCATAGAGGTAGAGCTTGCAAAGAAAGCAATTGAACGCGATAATGGTCATACACAATCAATAGAATCAGAAGAATTATAA
- a CDS encoding NUDIX hydrolase, which produces MIFEEKTLSTETVYNGKLIDFVVDTIELPNGETATRELVKHPGAVAIMAFTDDNKMIFVKQYRKAVEQVLLEIPAGKIDLTDENPLETGKRELEEETGFQAESFEMETSFYTSPGFANELIYIYSAKGLKKVENPLAQDEDEFIELVYLTFDEAWEAYEKHLIYDAKTVYALIAWKLKLATTK; this is translated from the coding sequence ATGATATTCGAAGAAAAAACACTATCTACTGAGACTGTATATAATGGGAAATTGATTGACTTTGTAGTTGATACTATTGAATTGCCTAATGGAGAAACGGCTACTAGAGAGTTGGTTAAACATCCTGGTGCAGTTGCTATTATGGCATTCACAGATGACAATAAAATGATTTTTGTTAAACAATACCGAAAAGCTGTTGAGCAAGTTCTCTTAGAGATACCTGCTGGGAAAATTGATCTGACAGATGAAAATCCCTTAGAAACAGGAAAAAGAGAATTGGAAGAAGAAACGGGTTTCCAGGCAGAATCATTTGAAATGGAAACCTCTTTTTATACTTCTCCAGGATTTGCAAATGAACTGATTTATATTTATTCTGCTAAGGGACTAAAGAAAGTTGAGAATCCTCTTGCTCAAGATGAAGATGAATTTATTGAACTAGTTTACTTAACGTTTGATGAGGCTTGGGAAGCGTATGAAAAACACTTGATTTACGATGCAAAAACAGTATATGCTCTTATTGCTTGGAAGCTTAAATTAGCCACAACGAAATAG
- the macP gene encoding cell wall synthase accessory phosphoprotein MacP, translating to MNPKTRAEIRKENELKEKEQKKRDKEREKVEREYQKQLEKEGIVTKSRKNENEKVRDRGRKLNKIILVVAILLVIVLAIVFII from the coding sequence ATGAATCCAAAAACTAGAGCAGAAATTAGAAAAGAAAACGAATTAAAAGAAAAAGAACAAAAGAAAAGAGATAAAGAACGCGAAAAAGTAGAGCGAGAATACCAAAAACAATTAGAAAAAGAGGGTATCGTTACAAAGAGCCGAAAAAACGAGAATGAAAAAGTTCGTGACAGAGGGCGCAAACTGAATAAAATTATTCTGGTGGTCGCGATATTACTGGTTATTGTATTGGCAATTGTATTTATTATTTAG
- a CDS encoding 5'-methylthioadenosine/adenosylhomocysteine nucleosidase, with translation MKIGIIGAMQEEVTVLKNSMSNKQEWVEANASFVSGKIEQVEVILVQSGIGKVNSAIAATLLLSKHEVDAIINTGSAGGIGEGLSVGDVVISTEMAYHDVDATIFDYVIGQVPQMPARYQADRSLVEQTSQAAKKVGLQMVQGLIVTSDSFVADKKIVDQIKHHFPDALASEMEGAAIAQVCYQFNKPFVIVRAMSDVADEEAGMSFDEFIIDAGKKSAEMVMELLKNLA, from the coding sequence ATGAAAATTGGGATTATCGGTGCTATGCAAGAAGAAGTAACCGTATTAAAAAATAGTATGAGTAATAAGCAGGAGTGGGTAGAGGCGAATGCCTCGTTTGTATCTGGCAAAATTGAACAAGTTGAAGTCATTTTAGTGCAATCCGGCATTGGAAAAGTTAACTCGGCAATTGCTGCAACTCTTTTGCTGTCTAAACACGAAGTAGATGCCATTATCAACACCGGGTCTGCTGGCGGAATTGGAGAAGGACTGTCTGTTGGGGATGTGGTTATTTCAACTGAAATGGCTTATCATGATGTTGATGCAACCATATTTGACTACGTTATCGGACAAGTTCCTCAAATGCCGGCTCGTTACCAAGCAGACCGTTCTCTTGTAGAACAAACTAGTCAAGCAGCCAAAAAAGTTGGTTTGCAAATGGTTCAAGGGTTAATCGTGACAAGTGATTCTTTTGTAGCAGATAAGAAAATTGTGGATCAAATCAAACACCACTTTCCAGATGCATTGGCTTCTGAAATGGAAGGCGCAGCTATTGCACAAGTTTGTTATCAATTTAATAAACCCTTCGTTATTGTAAGAGCTATGTCAGATGTAGCGGATGAAGAAGCGGGAATGAGTTTTGACGAATTTATTATTGATGCAGGTAAAAAATCTGCAGAAATGGTAATGGAGTTATTAAAAAATTTAGCGTAA
- a CDS encoding GNAT family N-acetyltransferase, with protein sequence MKIIETRDAQLMAKLGHVMQEKHKEMYPDFFKPYDEKAILHYFQEIFKNPKQQVFLWMDDQQESEQIAAYLWLEEEAIAETVYRYGYTRLYLHHILIMPAYQGKGLSKELLAFADNFAKERGISQLELHYWSDNVRAKRVYQQLGYEVYTEVAYKQL encoded by the coding sequence ATGAAAATTATCGAAACAAGAGATGCGCAATTAATGGCAAAACTGGGACATGTCATGCAAGAAAAACATAAAGAGATGTATCCTGATTTTTTCAAACCATACGATGAAAAAGCAATTCTACACTATTTTCAAGAAATATTTAAAAATCCAAAACAACAAGTATTTCTTTGGATGGATGATCAACAAGAATCCGAACAAATTGCTGCTTATCTTTGGTTGGAAGAAGAAGCTATAGCAGAAACGGTTTATCGTTATGGGTATACCCGACTGTACTTACACCACATCTTAATTATGCCTGCTTACCAAGGTAAGGGCCTAAGCAAAGAACTTTTAGCATTTGCTGATAACTTTGCAAAAGAACGTGGCATTTCCCAACTGGAACTGCATTATTGGTCTGATAATGTAAGAGCAAAAAGAGTGTATCAACAATTAGGCTATGAAGTTTACACTGAAGTAGCATACAAACAACTCTGA
- a CDS encoding GNAT family N-acetyltransferase, producing the protein MTILETERLLLVPYQLSFIEATLIGDDKLQEVSGYSVAQEWPGVEFFFYLPYVLETVKQDKIKEKWTHLVILKSEQKIIGEVSAQGNPELTGEAELGYGIVEAYAGNGYATEGAQAFLDWLLTEDIKSIKAKTYLYHKKSQHILKKLGFLKTGEGLFTGGDRVAYYEWQSNPIAYMNSNEYDKKAKG; encoded by the coding sequence GTGACTATTTTAGAAACAGAGCGTTTACTACTCGTACCTTATCAATTATCCTTTATTGAAGCTACACTAATTGGGGATGATAAATTACAGGAAGTGTCTGGTTATAGTGTTGCACAAGAATGGCCAGGTGTAGAATTTTTCTTTTATCTACCTTATGTGCTTGAAACAGTAAAACAAGACAAAATAAAAGAAAAATGGACCCATTTAGTGATCCTTAAATCTGAACAAAAAATTATTGGAGAAGTCAGTGCACAAGGCAATCCTGAACTGACGGGTGAAGCAGAGTTGGGTTACGGCATAGTAGAGGCCTATGCGGGAAATGGGTATGCGACAGAGGGAGCACAAGCTTTTTTAGACTGGCTTTTAACTGAGGACATCAAAAGTATAAAGGCAAAAACATATTTGTATCATAAAAAGTCACAACATATTTTAAAGAAATTGGGATTTTTAAAAACAGGTGAAGGTTTATTTACTGGAGGAGATAGGGTAGCCTATTATGAATGGCAATCTAATCCAATCGCTTATATGAACAGTAATGAATACGACAAAAAAGCTAAAGGATAG
- a CDS encoding YueI family protein, translating into MSDRETQDYLSKGIYGNKKTNPDERNKYFGSLRERVYLSMTIEQLISGDYIDALKQEIQLHSNQQLLLNGQIDMSKLSPYIKLCQEYNCSFRIVSDEGALRSPLGLIYVSSTAVNETEVDVAAKYPLMTPPEKEGKKPSLFKKLFS; encoded by the coding sequence ATGTCTGACAGAGAGACTCAAGACTATTTATCAAAAGGCATATATGGAAATAAAAAAACGAATCCTGATGAAAGAAATAAATATTTTGGCAGTCTTAGAGAACGTGTCTATTTATCTATGACTATTGAACAACTTATTTCTGGAGACTATATCGATGCTTTAAAACAAGAAATTCAGCTTCATTCAAATCAACAATTGCTCTTGAATGGACAAATTGACATGAGTAAACTAAGCCCCTATATCAAGTTATGTCAAGAATACAATTGTTCTTTTCGGATTGTATCTGATGAAGGAGCTCTACGTAGTCCACTTGGGCTGATTTATGTCTCATCGACTGCTGTTAATGAAACTGAAGTGGATGTAGCCGCTAAATACCCTTTGATGACTCCACCAGAAAAAGAAGGCAAGAAACCCTCACTTTTCAAAAAATTATTTTCTTAA
- a CDS encoding YktB family protein has product MDNVTFTKDDFEVFTIEGLEPRMAAIRKQIQPKFHLLGQRLAKELAAELNKESLPVHIAQHIRRTKNAPKDTWMAIGGNRRGYKKYPHFQLGLYGTHLFIWLAFIDNPLHEEKMAQKIIEEPTLVFDVPDDYVVSWDHTKEQAIPIHQAELLSGLMRWKTVKKGEFLIGRQLWANDPILMNPDATQNYILDTFMQLLPLYQQAYSVHELQESNS; this is encoded by the coding sequence ATGGATAATGTCACGTTTACCAAAGATGATTTTGAGGTGTTTACTATTGAAGGGCTAGAACCTAGAATGGCAGCCATTCGAAAACAAATCCAACCGAAGTTTCATCTATTAGGACAGAGACTAGCGAAGGAGTTAGCAGCTGAATTGAATAAAGAGAGTCTACCTGTTCATATTGCCCAACATATAAGAAGAACAAAAAATGCTCCAAAAGATACTTGGATGGCGATTGGTGGAAATAGAAGAGGGTATAAAAAATACCCTCATTTTCAATTAGGCTTGTATGGAACGCATCTTTTTATTTGGTTGGCTTTTATTGATAATCCTCTGCATGAAGAAAAAATGGCTCAGAAAATTATAGAGGAACCAACTCTAGTATTTGATGTACCTGATGATTATGTTGTTTCATGGGACCACACAAAAGAACAAGCGATACCTATTCATCAAGCTGAATTACTCAGTGGATTGATGCGATGGAAAACGGTCAAAAAGGGAGAATTTTTAATTGGAAGACAGCTTTGGGCCAATGATCCGATTTTGATGAATCCAGATGCGACCCAAAACTATATACTTGATACGTTTATGCAGTTATTGCCACTGTATCAACAGGCTTACAGTGTACATGAACTACAGGAAAGCAATAGTTAA
- a CDS encoding S-ribosylhomocysteine lyase, with protein sequence MTSKMNVESFNLDHTKVKAPYVRLADKKIGLNGDKILKYDVRFSQPNKEHMDMMSVHSLEHLTAELIRNHADYIIDFGPMGCQTGFYLTVINHENYDEILEVLQKTMEDVLVATEVPASNETQCGWAAHHTLEGAQQLAKDFLAKRNEWHIVFA encoded by the coding sequence ATGACAAGCAAAATGAACGTGGAAAGTTTTAACTTAGATCATACAAAAGTTAAAGCACCTTATGTTAGATTAGCTGATAAAAAAATAGGGTTAAATGGAGATAAAATTTTAAAATATGATGTCCGTTTTTCACAACCAAATAAAGAACATATGGATATGATGAGTGTTCATTCACTAGAGCATTTAACTGCAGAATTGATTCGCAACCACGCAGATTATATTATCGATTTTGGTCCTATGGGATGCCAAACGGGTTTTTATCTGACCGTTATCAATCATGAAAACTATGATGAAATTTTAGAAGTTTTACAAAAAACAATGGAAGATGTTTTAGTAGCTACTGAAGTTCCAGCAAGTAACGAAACTCAATGTGGTTGGGCAGCTCATCATACTCTAGAAGGCGCACAACAATTAGCAAAAGATTTCTTAGCAAAACGCAATGAATGGCATATTGTATTTGCTTAA
- the rpsD gene encoding 30S ribosomal protein S4, with translation MSRYTGPSWKVSRRLGISLSGTGKEIERRPYAPGPHGPNSRKKLTEYGLQLQEKQKLRHMFGMNERQFSNLFLKAGKIKEGKHGENFMILLEQRLDNVVYRLGLATTRRQARQLVNHGHILVDGKRVDIPSYSVSVGQVITVREKSKNMDIIKSAAEALFGRPDYVTFDVEKLEGSYNRLPLRDELSAEIDETIIVEYYSR, from the coding sequence ATGTCACGTTATACAGGTCCAAGTTGGAAAGTTTCTCGTCGTCTAGGCATTTCACTTTCTGGCACAGGTAAAGAAATCGAACGCCGTCCTTACGCTCCAGGTCCTCATGGTCCAAACAGCCGTAAAAAATTAACAGAATACGGTCTTCAATTACAAGAAAAACAAAAATTGCGTCACATGTTTGGCATGAACGAACGTCAATTTAGTAACTTATTCTTAAAAGCTGGTAAAATCAAAGAAGGTAAACATGGTGAAAACTTCATGATCCTTTTAGAACAACGTTTAGATAATGTTGTTTACCGTTTAGGTTTAGCTACTACTCGTCGTCAAGCACGTCAATTAGTAAACCACGGCCACATTCTTGTTGATGGCAAACGCGTTGATATTCCATCATACAGCGTTTCAGTTGGACAAGTTATCACTGTACGTGAAAAATCTAAAAACATGGATATTATTAAATCAGCTGCTGAAGCATTATTCGGCCGTCCTGATTATGTAACTTTCGATGTTGAAAAATTAGAAGGTTCATACAACCGTTTACCATTAAGAGATGAATTATCTGCTGAAATCGATGAAACAATCATCGTTGAGTACTACTCTCGTTAA
- a CDS encoding GAF domain-containing protein, whose amino-acid sequence MTKESAYSLTNKQLSAVIGDETNFIANLSNAAALLFENLPTINWAGFYLYEPTSDELVLGPFQGKVACIRIQNGKGVCGTAFAKKESIFVEDVNQFPGHIACDAASQSEIVVPLIKEGHVIGVLDIDAPITSRFDEIDQKYLEEFVQILLDPSII is encoded by the coding sequence ATGACAAAAGAATCTGCTTATTCATTAACAAACAAACAACTTAGTGCTGTAATCGGTGATGAAACTAATTTCATTGCAAATTTAAGTAATGCAGCAGCTCTATTATTTGAGAACTTACCTACTATCAACTGGGCGGGATTTTATTTATATGAACCAACTTCTGACGAATTGGTCTTAGGGCCCTTCCAAGGTAAAGTAGCTTGTATAAGAATACAAAATGGCAAAGGAGTTTGCGGAACAGCATTTGCTAAAAAAGAGAGCATTTTCGTTGAAGATGTTAATCAATTCCCTGGACATATAGCTTGTGATGCAGCAAGCCAATCTGAAATTGTTGTGCCTTTAATCAAAGAAGGTCATGTGATTGGTGTTTTAGATATCGATGCTCCCATTACTAGCCGGTTTGATGAAATCGATCAAAAATATTTAGAAGAATTTGTTCAAATTCTTTTAGATCCTTCGATTATATAA
- a CDS encoding septation ring formation regulator EzrA — translation MKIETVLMVIIVLALVTYITSYIMKKKHYKTINKLEQEKFNLIDTPVSETIQSVKDLSLTGQTKKNFEQWKEKWKQLEMTAFPDIENLLFDAEQATDRLRLIKASQAEQKSSELMNSTKQSIKEIQLALNELLKGEEKNNQAIKKVQEMYQSIRKKLLTQSFSFGPALDRLEKKLTFLELSFADFSDLTVSGDHIEAEEVLKKLSHETKELNDAVTTIPSLVKEISTEFPAQVQELKEGYHELKDVQHFVFLEDTIATDIADIEKDIKQGEKLLKQCEPEEVKKLNVMIEEKINHIYDVMEAELNAKETVEKEYTILAEFIGFVNKRNQQLMIEIDRVSQSYKLDDAVLEQTKKMQEKIDEIKLDFETFKSGIEKNQAVYTVVEETYAADGEKLTHIEEEQEKLITQLADLRKEETEVKEKIDDFEFNMRGIKRYIEKQHLPGLPEEYLDLFFVTTERIEKLAKELNKLKIDMTEIKKMCELCEDDVELLIDKTEEIVDSALLTEYMMQYANRYRNEHPEIGEAILESNDLFNKEFQYKDALEVVSTALEVVEPGAFKKVENQYYEEKSQSAK, via the coding sequence ATGAAAATAGAAACAGTTTTAATGGTTATCATTGTATTAGCCCTTGTAACTTATATAACCAGTTATATTATGAAAAAAAAGCATTACAAAACAATTAATAAGTTGGAACAAGAAAAATTTAATTTAATAGATACACCAGTATCAGAAACTATTCAAAGTGTTAAGGATCTCTCTTTGACTGGACAGACAAAGAAAAATTTTGAGCAGTGGAAAGAAAAATGGAAGCAATTGGAGATGACGGCGTTTCCTGATATAGAAAATCTATTATTTGATGCTGAACAGGCAACAGACCGTTTACGATTAATCAAAGCTAGCCAAGCTGAACAGAAAAGCAGCGAGCTGATGAACAGCACAAAACAGAGCATTAAGGAAATCCAATTAGCGTTAAATGAATTATTAAAAGGTGAAGAAAAAAATAATCAAGCTATTAAAAAAGTTCAAGAGATGTATCAAAGCATTCGTAAAAAATTATTAACACAAAGTTTTTCTTTTGGCCCAGCACTTGATAGATTAGAAAAAAAACTTACCTTTTTGGAATTAAGTTTTGCTGATTTTTCTGACTTAACGGTTTCTGGAGACCACATTGAGGCTGAAGAAGTATTGAAAAAGCTTAGCCATGAAACAAAAGAGTTAAATGATGCAGTCACGACTATTCCTAGTTTAGTTAAAGAAATTAGTACAGAATTTCCGGCTCAAGTTCAAGAATTAAAAGAAGGGTATCATGAATTAAAAGATGTGCAGCATTTTGTCTTTTTAGAGGATACAATAGCCACCGACATTGCGGATATTGAAAAAGATATCAAACAAGGTGAAAAATTACTTAAACAATGTGAACCAGAAGAGGTCAAAAAGCTGAATGTGATGATTGAAGAAAAAATCAACCACATCTATGATGTTATGGAAGCTGAATTAAATGCTAAAGAAACAGTAGAAAAAGAGTATACTATTTTGGCTGAATTTATTGGGTTTGTGAATAAAAGAAATCAACAACTAATGATTGAGATTGATCGCGTATCACAAAGTTATAAATTAGACGATGCTGTTTTAGAACAAACAAAAAAAATGCAAGAAAAAATCGATGAAATTAAACTGGATTTTGAAACATTTAAAAGTGGAATTGAGAAAAATCAAGCTGTCTATACAGTCGTTGAGGAAACATACGCTGCAGATGGAGAAAAGTTAACTCACATTGAAGAAGAGCAAGAAAAATTGATCACTCAATTAGCTGACTTACGTAAAGAAGAAACCGAAGTAAAAGAAAAAATTGATGACTTTGAGTTTAATATGCGTGGCATTAAACGATATATTGAAAAGCAACACTTACCTGGGTTACCTGAAGAATATTTAGATTTATTTTTTGTCACAACAGAGCGGATTGAAAAATTAGCCAAAGAATTAAATAAATTGAAAATCGATATGACAGAAATAAAAAAAATGTGTGAACTATGTGAAGATGATGTTGAATTACTTATCGATAAAACCGAAGAAATCGTAGATAGTGCATTACTGACAGAATACATGATGCAGTATGCGAATCGGTACCGAAATGAGCATCCTGAAATTGGAGAAGCTATTTTGGAAAGCAATGATTTGTTTAATAAAGAATTTCAATACAAAGACGCGCTTGAAGTTGTCTCTACAGCACTAGAAGTTGTAGAACCTGGTGCATTCAAAAAAGTTGAGAACCAGTATTATGAAGAAAAAAGTCAAAGTGCTAAATAG
- a CDS encoding cysteine desulfurase family protein, translating into MIYFDNSATTRMDKNVLQTYEKVSQTINGNPSSLHLLGNHADGLLQQSRKQIADLMQVLPEEIYFTSGGTEGDNWAIKGTAIEKRQFGKHVITTAVEHPAVKESVDQLKMLGFDVTILPVDQSGRVSVSDLKEALRSDTILVSIMVVNNEVGSIQPIAEIGEVLKDYPTVHFHVDAVQAIGKVPLLLGKESRIDLATFSAHKFHGPKGMGFMYIKKGKKIAPLLNGGGQESGKRSGTENVAGAASMAKALRLVLEKAEEKQKDQREIKKYLVQQLEGYNKVSIFSQKEGAPHILCFALKGIRGEVMVHAFEKKDIYISTTSACSSRSGVGSSTLEAMHVPENLATSAVRISLTDTNKLAEAKIFMGEFDQLYQQFKDIK; encoded by the coding sequence ATGATTTATTTTGATAATAGCGCAACAACAAGAATGGATAAAAATGTTTTACAAACCTATGAGAAGGTAAGCCAAACCATCAATGGAAATCCTTCCAGTTTACACCTATTAGGCAACCATGCGGATGGACTGCTTCAGCAATCTAGAAAACAAATAGCTGATTTAATGCAAGTTTTGCCTGAAGAGATTTATTTTACTAGTGGTGGAACAGAAGGAGATAACTGGGCTATAAAAGGAACAGCCATTGAAAAACGACAATTCGGCAAACATGTGATTACGACAGCTGTGGAACATCCAGCAGTCAAGGAATCCGTTGATCAGTTGAAAATGTTGGGATTTGATGTAACTATTTTACCAGTTGATCAGAGTGGAAGAGTTTCCGTTTCTGATTTGAAAGAAGCATTAAGATCGGATACTATTCTAGTGTCGATAATGGTTGTAAATAACGAAGTGGGAAGTATTCAGCCAATTGCAGAGATTGGGGAAGTGCTAAAAGATTACCCAACAGTTCATTTTCATGTGGACGCAGTACAAGCGATTGGGAAAGTCCCACTATTATTAGGTAAAGAGTCAAGGATTGATTTGGCCACTTTTTCTGCTCATAAATTTCACGGTCCTAAGGGTATGGGGTTTATGTATATAAAAAAAGGGAAAAAAATTGCGCCACTTTTAAATGGTGGTGGACAGGAATCTGGCAAACGTAGTGGTACAGAAAATGTAGCTGGCGCAGCATCTATGGCTAAAGCTTTACGCCTTGTACTTGAAAAAGCAGAAGAGAAACAAAAGGATCAAAGAGAGATAAAAAAATACTTGGTTCAGCAATTAGAAGGGTATAATAAAGTTTCGATTTTTTCTCAAAAAGAAGGGGCCCCTCATATTTTATGTTTTGCTTTAAAAGGCATTCGTGGAGAAGTTATGGTTCATGCTTTTGAAAAAAAAGACATTTATATTTCAACAACTAGTGCTTGCTCTAGCCGAAGTGGAGTAGGTTCTAGCACGTTGGAAGCTATGCATGTCCCTGAAAATTTAGCCACAAGTGCAGTGCGTATCAGTTTGACCGATACCAATAAGTTAGCAGAAGCAAAAATTTTTATGGGCGAATTTGATCAACTATATCAACAATTTAAAGACATTAAATAA